Proteins from one Cryptomeria japonica chromosome 4, Sugi_1.0, whole genome shotgun sequence genomic window:
- the LOC131874821 gene encoding uncharacterized protein LOC131874821, whose protein sequence is MASRGFEFPVSAGSSSIPVMFGSSASVPPTPLFGTTAVYAPAPSFPGTATYGPTSFFGGSAAYMLTPYRTAAYATTPLFGATTVCTPTSFFPIPAQSSALDVSFSIPSIRFSTPPMLFNPPAGNSTSTFVTPPTSFPFGTSATQSSSASQHSLAFSSFDSYSSPTGATTIKIPVCGQATALVQTTTSDAVTVPFSSRPTSATNSAAYPRFTLSSSEASMTTPAPSVIVNFGEWDRPMDIARQHDTFNLMLRQRMRQKYAAMVGRDQLYERVAREEVGRDWDLIERDQAQADWDSLQIQHGEARERETQMQIEVQQLYAKIEALKIEQDRVRGELEKLHQKEVQQLCTKIDALKVEQDPVQQLFAKIDALNVEQDRLQQICAKIDALKAEQDRVRGELETLHQMRTADIQVSQRMDARQRRMLA, encoded by the exons ATGGCGAGCAGAGGATTTGAATTCCCTGTATCAGCAGGCAGTTCATCAATTCCTGTCATGTTTGGATCTTCGGCTTCTGTGCCACCGACACCTCTCTTTGGCACCACTGCGGTTTACGCGCCTGCACCATCCTTCCCCGGCACTGCGACTTACGGGCCTACTTCTTTCTTCGGCGGCAGTGCAGCTTACATGCTTACACCTTACCGCACTGCGGCTTACGCGACTACGCCTCTCTTCGGTGCCACTACGGTTTGTACGCCTACGTCTTTCTTCCCAATCCCCGCGCAATCTTCTGCACTCGATGTGTCTTTCAGCATTCCGAGCATACGATTTTCTACACCACCCATGCTTTTCAACCCTCCGGCAGGAAATTCTACTTCGACTTTTGTTACTCCGCCCACTTCATTTCCTTTTGGAACCTCAGCGACTCAATCTTCCTCTGCATCTCAACATTCACTTGCGTTTAGCAGTTTTGATTCATATTCTTCACCCACTGGTGCAACTACAATTAAAATTCCCGTGTGTGGTCAAGCGACTGCGCTAGTACAGACCACTACTTCTGATGCTGTAACCGTGCCATTTTCATCACGACCAACTTCCGCTACCAATTCCGCTGCATATCCCCGTTTTACGTTATCGTCTTCAGAGGCATCTATGACAACTCCTGCACCTTCAGTAATAG TTAACTTTGGAGAGTGGGATAGGCCAATGGATATAGCGCGCCAACATGACACTTTTAATCTTATGTTGAGACAACGTATGCGACAGAAGTATGCTGCTATGGTAGGGAGGGATCAACTTTATGAGAGAGTAGCAAGGGAAGAGGTTGGAAGAGATTGGGACCTAATTGAGAGAGACCAAGCTCAAGCAGATTGGGATAGTCTGCAGATCCAACATGGTGAAGCGCGAGAGAGGGAGACACAAATGCAGATAGAGGTGCAACAACTATATGCTAAGATAGAGGCACTCAAAATAGAGCAAGATCGTGTGCGAGGAGAGCTCGAGAAACTTCATCAGAAAGAGGTGCAACAACTATGTACTAAGATAGATGCACTTAAAGTGGAGCAAGATCCTGTGCAACAACTATTTGCTAAGATAGATGCACTCAATGTAGAGCAAGATCGTCTGCAACAGATATGTGCCAAGATAGATGCACTCAAAGCAGAGCAAGATCGTGTGCGAGGAGAGCTCGAGACACTTCATCAGATGAGAACAGCAGATATACAAGTATCGCAGAGGATGGATGCACGACAACGGAGAATGCTAGCTTGA
- the LOC131874820 gene encoding A-agglutinin anchorage subunit-like: MASTGFEFPVSVTAADTPTPLPGVTATYAPGTPFMATAGYAPTPFFGAVAAYAPAPFLPGIATYATTPLFGGTTAYPPPALFDAPTVCPPTPFFAIPSQSSALDVDLSFRTPGIAFTPPTPSNTPLGNPPTSSATQSSSVSQQSNAFCTVALSSSTTSAPTITIPLSGEGTALAQTTTSAAVTVPTSGMSFSSGPTSTTNSAAYPRFTLSSSEASATRTASSVTSKSLFRSYCIIVCHLLFDN, from the coding sequence ATGGCGAGCACAGGATTTGAATTCCCCGTATCAGTCACTGCGGCTGATACACCTACGCCTCTCCCCGGCGTCACTGCGACTTACGCCCCTGGTACCCCCTTCATGGCCACTGCGGGTTACGCTCCTACGCCTTTCTTTGGTGCAGTTGCGGCTTACGCGCCTGCACCATTCCTCCCCGGCATTGCGACTTACGCGACAACGCCTCTCTTCGGTGGCACTACGGCTTACCCGCCTCCGGCTCTCTTCGACGCCCCTACGGTTTGTCCACCTACGCCATTCTTTGCAATCCCTTCGCAATCTTCTGCTCTGGATGTGGATCTGTCTTTCCGCACTCCGGGCATAGCATTTACTCCACCCACGCCTTCCAACACTCCATTGGGAAATCCTCCCACTTCCTCAGCAACTCAATCCTCCTCTGTATCGCAACAATCAAATGCGTTTTGCACTGTTGCTTTGTCTTCATCAACCACCAGTGCACCTACAATTACAATTCCTTTATCTGGTGAAGGGACTGCACTAGCACAGACCACTACTTCTGCTGCTGTAACCGTACCAACATCTGGGATGTCATTTTCATCAGGACCAACTTCCACTACCAATTCCGCTGCATATCCCCGTTTTACCTTATCGTCTTCAGAGGCATCTGCAACAAGAACTGCATCTTCAGTAACTAGTAAGTCTCTCTTTCGTAGTTACTGCATTATAGTTTGCCATTTACTGTTTGATAATTAA